From the Chryseobacterium fluminis genome, the window TCATGATATGCTGCAGATCCATTTCGGATGCTTCGCTGAAAGCCGTAACGAAATTATCAAGCTTTTCCTTACTTGCCGGAATAAATGAAGATGCATTATTTCTTGCATTTCCTTGAAATTTCCCAATGATCGGCTGCATTAAGGTATTGTAATTCTTGAGCGCCAAACATAGGTCATTAGGATTTTCACCAATGAATTGTGCCAATGCTTTAGCCCCATAGATCGACAATGATGCGCCCATCCCCGATAAAGCGGTCGGACAATAGCCCGTGTCCCCTAACAATACAAGATTTCCATTCACCAGATCACGAGCTGTTATCATACCCATCTTATCGATAAACATTGTTCTGTTATCGCTAAAATGATCAAGTAATTCGCGCACTTCGATACTATATTCGGTGAACGAATCTTTTAAGAGATTAGGGATATGATCTCGAATGGTCGACAAGTCTCCCGTATGACGGATATAGCACTGGATTGCGATCTCATTATCTGCAATCGGATAAATGGAAAGCATTTTATTGACGTCAATATAGATCTTAAAAGAACCGATCTCATAAGAATGTTCCAACTGCAGTTTTCCACCCAGGTACAATGTATTGAAATCTTCCAATTTTGAATTTTCGAAATATCTGTCACGTGTTGGGGAGCGCAATCCTTCGGATATAATGACCAGGTCCACTTCCATTTCAGTTCCATCAGATAATGCAACGACAGTATTATTTCCTTTTTGGATAAGACTGGAGATCGTGGTACCGAATAGTATATTCACCTCATCTATAATATCTTCGTAAAGGACGTGGTGGAGCCCACCCCGTGAGATCAGTATCGAACGTTCGATATTTTTATTCATTTCTTCATAGCTGATCTTTTGTATAACCTCATCATTCCTTTCCATGAAACTGACAGATTCAGAAGGAGAAGACGCAGCTCTAAGTCTGTCTGTCAGTGCCAGTCCATCCATAATCTTGACACCAAAACTTTTCAGTGAAATTAGAAAGCCCGTCTTTGTGTAGGATGATACCCGATCGATCACTGTAACTTCATGTCCTTGTAAAGAAAGGAACCTTGCTGCTGTCAACCCAGCGATGCCGCCTCCTGCGATAAGAATATTTTTTTTCATTTTAATTCTTTTATAATGTTATGTTGCAAAATTATTATTACATTAGGAATAAAAATAGTTCCTTTCGCAATAAAAATAGTCCATAAAGATATGAGCATATATAAGAACCAACAAAAAATGCTTCAGTTGGCAAGCAAGCTGGGCATCCCGGTTTCGGAATTTGACAAAGAGCTTCATCATTTACAACTCAATGAGTTCTACATCGTTGATATGCTTCCTGAAATGATGGTCATGGTTAGATCGCTAATGGCAGATAGAACATTTTCATACTCAAGGAAACCTATCGATATCATTGGAAAAGGGTTGATGTTTTCTTTTCAGAACATCGTCAAACGTCCAACTGAGATTTCACAGGAAAAAAAAATATCATTAGCTCAGCCTCATGTTCGCATAGCACCACTCCACCTGGAGAGCGAGGTTATATTTCCAGAGGGTATCAACATCACTCAGGTCACGATCCTGATCGGACTTGGTTATCTTAAAAATTGCATAGGTTATGACCAAAGCAAGTTTGAATATCTCTTCAATGATGAAAAAACACTTTTAATTGAGGAATTTATGTCACCTGAAATGGCGGACGTGGTCAATGATATCGCCGATATTTCATCAGTAACCGTCCTTCCCGAGTTCTATTGCAAGATTAAGGTCTTACAGCTGCTTTTCCTTCTTTTCAAAAATCTTTTGGAAAGACAATATATGACCTATCAAAGCTTGCGAAGTGAAGAAATACAGGCTTTATACAAAGTACGTGACAGAATATCTTCATCTTTGGACGGTCAATTAATGCAAAATGAACTGGTGGCCATCGCTGGAATGAATATTCTTAAATTACGAAAGCTCTTTGCACAGGTCTTTGGAAAGGGACTCTTAGAGTATCACCAGCATCTTCGTATGCAGGAAGCGGCCAGGCTCATCCGTGAGGAGAAATTGTCTGTCTCAGAAGCAGGATATCGATTGGGCTTTTCGAACCTAAGTTATTTCGGGAGGCTGTTTGAAAAGCATTTTGGAATGAAACCTAAGAAATGGAGCGCACTTTATTCGATATGAACAACCGCGACGTGTCTCAAAATTTATGATTGTTTAGCATATTTATGATCGTTTAGCAATAAGAGCTATCATATACTGAGAAACAGATTCTGTTTAAAAGGTTTGCTTTGGCAGTAGCTTGACAAGATGAAAATCACATCATTTTATATATGTAAATCGTCAGCAAAAAGTGGACATTAGACATTAAAAATTTAAGGAGTGTTTTCATAAAAAGAGTAATTTTAATTATGGCAACACCGAAAAAGAAACCGACCGAGAAATTCGTAAAAGATATTCGGCAGAACACCCGCAGAATATTCACTGCAGAGCAAAAGATTTTAATCGTGATGGAAGGTCTTCGAGCGGAGACTTCCGTAGCCGAACTTTGCAGGAACCATAATATTGCACAGTCGCAGTTTTATGCCTGGAACAAGGAGTTTATGGAAGCAGGAAAGAAGCGCTTAAATGGAGATGTCGCTCGCGAGGCTACGAGTGATGAAGTATCAGATCTGAAGAAGGAAAATGCACGTTTGAAAGAGATCGTAGCTGATCTGGTCGTTCGCTATGACATTGTAAAAAAAAGTTTAGACAGGCTGGATTAATC encodes:
- a CDS encoding FAD-dependent monooxygenase, which codes for MKKNILIAGGGIAGLTAARFLSLQGHEVTVIDRVSSYTKTGFLISLKSFGVKIMDGLALTDRLRAASSPSESVSFMERNDEVIQKISYEEMNKNIERSILISRGGLHHVLYEDIIDEVNILFGTTISSLIQKGNNTVVALSDGTEMEVDLVIISEGLRSPTRDRYFENSKLEDFNTLYLGGKLQLEHSYEIGSFKIYIDVNKMLSIYPIADNEIAIQCYIRHTGDLSTIRDHIPNLLKDSFTEYSIEVRELLDHFSDNRTMFIDKMGMITARDLVNGNLVLLGDTGYCPTALSGMGASLSIYGAKALAQFIGENPNDLCLALKNYNTLMQPIIGKFQGNARNNASSFIPASKEKLDNFVTAFSEASEMDLQHIMTDPIVLTEDQMNFKIG
- a CDS encoding helix-turn-helix domain-containing protein, encoding MLCCKIIITLGIKIVPFAIKIVHKDMSIYKNQQKMLQLASKLGIPVSEFDKELHHLQLNEFYIVDMLPEMMVMVRSLMADRTFSYSRKPIDIIGKGLMFSFQNIVKRPTEISQEKKISLAQPHVRIAPLHLESEVIFPEGINITQVTILIGLGYLKNCIGYDQSKFEYLFNDEKTLLIEEFMSPEMADVVNDIADISSVTVLPEFYCKIKVLQLLFLLFKNLLERQYMTYQSLRSEEIQALYKVRDRISSSLDGQLMQNELVAIAGMNILKLRKLFAQVFGKGLLEYHQHLRMQEAARLIREEKLSVSEAGYRLGFSNLSYFGRLFEKHFGMKPKKWSALYSI